One Abyssisolibacter fermentans DNA window includes the following coding sequences:
- a CDS encoding alpha/beta hydrolase, giving the protein MEQENYREVVDLLKRASELLPQKEFEKNYFTIFFNIAIFSTNCDMYDESIKTLICLVEQGYACPLYWECFEPLKEDMRYTNLKQKNDILIKQAEKKSKLEYAVHLPENYNKDKQYPLFFNLHGDGENMKVHSQYWKPDAFLKKDFIVVYAQSSQVIYHNGYGWLKDSLKARNEIRDLYDLILNQYSIDKKCIIIGGFSGGAITAIDITMTNDFLVKGFISICPSKKPESFNKENVQYAIKRGTKGVLMEGEYNMPVPDEEEMVNVFKEVGFPYEYYINKGIGHWYPKDLSDKVEKALEFIL; this is encoded by the coding sequence TTGGAACAAGAAAATTATAGAGAAGTAGTGGATTTATTAAAAAGAGCATCAGAGCTTCTTCCTCAAAAGGAATTTGAGAAAAACTATTTTACTATTTTTTTTAATATAGCTATTTTTTCTACCAATTGTGATATGTATGATGAATCTATCAAAACATTAATATGTTTGGTTGAACAAGGGTATGCTTGTCCATTATATTGGGAATGCTTTGAACCTTTAAAAGAAGATATGAGATATACAAATCTTAAACAGAAGAATGATATATTGATAAAGCAAGCTGAAAAAAAATCAAAACTTGAATATGCTGTACATCTTCCGGAAAATTACAATAAAGATAAACAATATCCATTATTTTTTAACCTTCATGGTGATGGAGAAAATATGAAGGTACATAGCCAGTATTGGAAACCTGATGCTTTTCTTAAAAAAGATTTTATTGTTGTGTATGCTCAATCATCACAGGTTATATATCATAATGGTTATGGATGGCTAAAAGATTCACTTAAAGCTAGAAATGAAATTAGAGATTTGTATGACTTAATACTAAATCAATATTCAATCGATAAAAAATGCATAATTATTGGTGGATTTTCTGGTGGAGCTATAACCGCTATTGATATAACAATGACAAACGATTTCCTCGTAAAGGGCTTTATATCCATATGCCCATCTAAGAAACCAGAATCTTTTAATAAAGAGAATGTTCAGTATGCTATAAAGAGAGGTACAAAGGGTGTATTAATGGAAGGGGAATATAATATGCCGGTACCTGATGAGGAAGAGATGGTTAATGTGTTTAAAGAGGTTGGTTTTCCTTATGAATATTATATTAATAAAGGCATAGGACATTGGTATCCTAAAGATTTAAGTGACAAAGTAGAGAAAGCATTAGAATTTATATTATAG
- a CDS encoding RHS repeat-associated core domain-containing protein: protein MKKWILLSISIIMLFSVLLVSMSNEVQATETLEQGTSQDNAIPIDLTQISSGKLTENRYIWCTADFNAGQTYSFCYEFTNWGNIKFFDSTNNQEFNVYEKRFDFIPKMSGKYYIQICGESRADWELSPASEGMTQGTATPIDLTLNSSGTFNENNYIWYTADFNAGQTYSLYYEHTSWGNIEFFDSNNNQEFYAYEKGFDFIPQKTGKYYIKINGEAGSNWELSPATEGMTQGTAIPIDLTESSNGTLIENGYIWCTADFIAGQIYSLHYEYDDWGNIEFYDDEKNREFDAYEKGFDFIPKKTGKYYIKFTGESGENWKIGPATEGMTKETAFQIDITADFEGIINETDVTWYKTELSSDQTYSFLFNSGDSVGLSFINSLDDEDCELYINSRQLKFEFIPKDTGIYYIEAHGQVGDEWKIIHTTALEYIENQIGSCLSIDICNTIDGEIGDEGYTWYSAELSADDIYSLYYQSSDSVDNKYEKRNGICFYNSELVFEFGLDSKHSASDLIPNITTSTTKYYIKAYGPIGCKWKLTSPEDGMTRSKALPIDLNNDCEGTITDVQCTWYATSLNKDQTYSFSYENDNWVTLDFYNSDNVKELSVNDNDKAFDFTPQKTGIYYIYAEGEPGSKWILKVASAGATKANSIRIDLTQAYEGSIMEQGYTWYNTELIAGKAYDLHYVNENYGGIEFYSDDNECEYNEYTNDREFEFIPKKTGIYYIKISGKIGSRWFFIHSGPDGKTIDNALPLDSIENCNGIISDQKYTWYSTELSADKTYSLYYEAQDYVDLYIYSGDEELEYSSRSDNDAFDFKPETTGTYYIKAEGNSGGKWNLRQAEEGMTQSLALPIDITKDFDGTITDANRTWYKTTLSKDEIYKLHFHNTYFNYISIYSSSQVKEYGYSQYSNNIALDFIPQTTGVYYIEVVNYSDDKAWSLSVATEGMTKSLAIPIDITQDYSGTITDAGQSWYKTSLNQGEVYSLHYNSRTCQLNIYSSDDKKLYSNLSQTAFDLIPEKTDIYYIEVIGNSMDEWTLISAEEGMTKSLAITIDIAQDYNGMFTDANQTWCKTTLNQGETYSLFTNGNISKLNIYNIYNEVVYSTDSNSIVFDLTPEMTGIYYIEVRGNSNENWMLTPVQEGMTESLAIPIDFTEDYSGKITPLGYTWYEAELDPNVVYDLFFIQSYENCKLCIYNNELQLQLEVNGYNGKEFHFTPNKVGKYYIRIDGVVESPWLLLILKEGMTKDLAIPLDLTKNSSGNITKAGFSWYESELIAGKTYSLRIENCRYIEIDNRRYDPNSTFDFTPGKTGKCYIKIDGVPEATWNINLADQGSTIPSAACIDFNEDFNGTFTNEYNYWCKTEVNANQTYKLHFMHSRNAEFEIYHNESLKDGNIIKLPEFEIFDSNKIFEWTPKESGVYYIRVNGHSGDTWSITPVKEGMTKEKAILFDNTQHFKASITKANIAWYKLELQEDYTYTFQSNLQLLKSLYGNIYYEDSEDEVSHFYLKDNGVFGELQEFEFTPQRKGTYYFEIHGYCGDKWWIKPNKIYSSSIVNNEYSGTNQSYYYFYGDKHSIGGDPPYDYVDTDVILGDDEEGFLSLPTDSFVTVSFDREIIDVPGPDIFIRGGLIEYENADIYVSSYDGEFKKIGNIYKRLRDYRHEPYEFDLASIDFDKPVISITIVCVQSNCVHFSVVNVAGMTYGEPVKYSAPCFYLPESMHTNIEYKPVPPVVKRIGYNYQKRSLYADPIYTAAGALIVSRDYLNLNGPTKRNLQLRYNSLLLNEGSMGKGWNHQHEICVTKDKENSVFINWSTNKRNIFIKKNDGTYFSPDEVTCHDKLIENADGTFKLECKDKTTYQFDESGKVTTQTDKHGRVIQYTYDENINKLTKVTEQETGQYIQFEYDGNNLLSNVTDNIGRTVSFSYDQNNNLVSIINERGESMQYTYDSNGRILAGIEEDVKLFENIYDDQGRVISQNDAVDENNITTFSYDTKTKPGKQITTVTNRNGETIKFIHNYKFKLIELIDELENSTKMKYDQYGNLIEEINALNQITKYEYDQFGNRVKVINNGGFETNMVYDEHNNLLSVTDALNQTTTYEYNELDNLTRVTYSDDTTENYSYDEHGYVQSYTDANGHTTQYEVVNGLVKSETDPNGDIIKYSYDAIGQLVKEASSIEETSMSYDALGNLTKVVDSLGNTTTYTYDMYGDILSKTDALGNTTNYEYNGNGDLIKVTDAIENVTNYEYDAESNLIKLIDAKGNETTYLYDELGRQVGIVDANGNTSQIQYDEVGNVIAQIDGKGNIVAKTSYDNLNRAIELEDALGNKVTKSYDAIDQVNSITNPLDQVMNLQYDTRQQLISVLDALGSESKQSYDANGQLTGYTDANGNKTTFSYDDAGHLISENIQGGGVIEYDYDLRGLLTNKQNARKQSTTYTYNETGRLIKHVDTEHEINYTYDNNGNLLIVTNEMQQKLQRQYDELNRVVKYTDESGYTISYKYDAVGNLIQLIYPDGKKVNYTYDAVGNMISVTDWNARKTEYEYDENNRLVKTTHSDGSSESRSYNINGQLITLKNIAANGETINEYVNEYDAVNNVIKEGNIQYSYDELERLTKASNLNIQSDTSLSSVINEIQYNYDIGGNITSVKNMLTENGAVKTQEKIMTYTADNKLEAWGNQEIIYDADGNMISGPLQGQMQQFEYDSQNRLTSTGDISYGYNAENIRTSLVNQKTGETIYYVVNPHSYYSQVLMETDDNGNVINYYVYGLGLLGQENVEGEYKTYHYDRRGSTVALTDETGKVVQCYSYLPYGKIITQDSDDYNPFLYNGKYGVITDDNELYYMRARYYNPDLRRFINRDVLAGSIDEGLSLNRYIYVNDNPICYIDPLGLCRNYDDFMEIAVNAWIDQWLHTFRTIIDLSPYGPYINATEVVEGKNIVTGEKMTTGERVKAGLSVFSNVAPKGLNYYSKIR from the coding sequence ATGAAAAAATGGATTTTGCTATCTATTAGCATAATAATGTTGTTTAGTGTTTTACTAGTATCAATGTCAAATGAAGTACAAGCTACTGAAACTTTAGAACAAGGCACTTCACAAGACAATGCAATTCCTATTGATTTAACTCAAATCTCCAGTGGGAAATTAACTGAGAATAGGTATATATGGTGTACAGCAGATTTTAATGCTGGACAAACGTATAGTTTTTGTTATGAATTTACTAATTGGGGGAATATTAAATTTTTTGATAGTACTAATAACCAAGAATTTAACGTATATGAGAAAAGATTTGATTTCATTCCCAAGATGTCAGGCAAGTATTATATACAAATTTGTGGAGAGTCAAGAGCAGATTGGGAACTAAGTCCAGCTTCAGAAGGAATGACTCAAGGAACAGCAACTCCTATTGATTTAACGTTGAATTCCAGTGGAACATTTAATGAAAATAATTATATATGGTATACAGCAGATTTTAATGCTGGACAGACATATAGCTTATACTATGAGCATACAAGTTGGGGTAATATTGAATTCTTTGATAGTAATAATAATCAAGAGTTTTACGCATATGAGAAAGGATTTGATTTCATTCCTCAAAAAACAGGTAAATACTATATAAAAATAAATGGAGAAGCAGGATCAAATTGGGAACTTAGTCCTGCAACAGAAGGAATGACTCAAGGAACAGCAATACCTATTGATTTAACTGAGAGTTCTAATGGGACATTGATTGAGAATGGTTATATATGGTGTACAGCAGATTTTATTGCTGGACAAATTTATAGTTTACATTATGAATATGATGATTGGGGTAATATTGAATTTTATGATGATGAGAAAAATCGTGAATTTGATGCATATGAAAAAGGATTTGATTTTATTCCTAAGAAAACGGGTAAGTATTACATAAAATTCACTGGCGAATCGGGTGAAAATTGGAAAATTGGTCCAGCAACAGAAGGAATGACTAAAGAGACAGCTTTTCAAATAGATATAACAGCTGATTTTGAAGGAATTATAAATGAGACTGATGTCACTTGGTATAAAACTGAATTAAGTTCAGACCAGACATACAGTTTTTTATTTAATAGTGGTGATAGTGTAGGGCTTAGCTTTATTAATAGTCTTGATGATGAAGATTGTGAATTGTATATAAATTCTAGACAGCTAAAATTTGAGTTTATTCCGAAAGATACAGGTATATATTATATAGAGGCTCATGGACAAGTAGGAGATGAATGGAAAATCATACACACTACTGCTTTAGAATATATAGAAAATCAGATTGGTAGTTGTTTATCAATAGATATATGTAATACTATAGATGGTGAAATTGGTGATGAAGGCTATACATGGTATAGTGCTGAGTTGAGTGCAGATGATATATACAGTCTGTATTATCAAAGTAGTGACAGTGTTGATAATAAATATGAAAAAAGAAATGGAATATGTTTTTATAATAGTGAACTAGTTTTTGAATTTGGTCTTGATTCGAAACACTCGGCATCGGATTTAATTCCGAATATAACTACTTCAACAACTAAATATTATATAAAAGCTTATGGACCAATAGGATGTAAATGGAAGCTTACTTCACCAGAAGATGGAATGACTAGAAGTAAAGCACTCCCAATTGATTTAAATAATGATTGTGAAGGTACTATTACAGATGTACAGTGTACATGGTATGCAACTTCATTAAATAAAGATCAAACATATAGTTTTAGCTATGAAAATGATAATTGGGTAACACTTGATTTTTATAACAGTGATAACGTAAAAGAATTAAGTGTTAATGATAATGACAAAGCATTTGATTTTACTCCACAAAAAACAGGGATATATTACATATATGCAGAAGGAGAACCAGGAAGTAAATGGATACTAAAAGTTGCATCAGCTGGAGCAACTAAAGCTAACTCAATACGCATTGATTTGACCCAAGCTTATGAGGGTAGTATTATGGAACAGGGTTATACATGGTATAATACTGAATTGATTGCAGGTAAAGCTTATGACCTACATTATGTAAATGAAAATTATGGTGGTATAGAATTTTATAGCGATGATAATGAATGTGAATATAATGAGTACACTAATGATAGAGAGTTTGAATTTATACCTAAAAAAACAGGGATATATTATATTAAAATATCAGGAAAGATAGGTTCAAGGTGGTTTTTCATACATTCAGGACCTGATGGAAAGACAATAGATAATGCTTTGCCATTAGACTCTATTGAGAATTGTAATGGAATTATATCGGATCAAAAATATACATGGTATAGTACTGAATTGAGTGCAGATAAAACTTACAGTTTATACTATGAGGCTCAAGATTATGTTGACTTATACATTTATTCTGGTGATGAGGAGCTAGAATACAGCAGTCGTTCTGATAATGATGCATTTGACTTCAAACCAGAAACTACAGGTACATATTATATTAAAGCAGAAGGTAACTCTGGAGGAAAATGGAATTTGAGGCAAGCAGAAGAAGGAATGACACAGTCTTTAGCACTGCCTATAGATATAACTAAGGATTTTGATGGAACAATCACTGATGCAAATAGGACATGGTATAAAACTACATTAAGTAAAGATGAGATATATAAGCTACATTTCCATAATACTTATTTTAATTATATCTCTATATATTCTAGTAGCCAAGTTAAAGAATATGGGTATTCTCAATATTCAAATAACATAGCATTGGATTTTATTCCACAAACAACAGGAGTGTATTATATTGAAGTAGTGAATTATTCAGATGATAAAGCGTGGAGTTTATCTGTTGCAACAGAGGGGATGACTAAATCTTTAGCAATTCCTATTGATATAACTCAAGATTATAGCGGTACAATTACAGATGCTGGGCAGTCATGGTACAAAACTTCATTAAATCAAGGAGAGGTATACAGCTTACATTATAATAGTAGAACATGTCAACTTAACATCTATAGTAGCGATGATAAGAAACTATATAGTAATTTAAGTCAAACAGCATTTGATTTAATACCAGAAAAGACAGATATTTATTACATTGAAGTGATTGGTAACTCTATGGATGAATGGACGTTGATTTCAGCGGAAGAAGGAATGACAAAATCGTTAGCAATTACTATCGATATAGCACAAGATTATAATGGAATGTTCACAGATGCTAATCAAACATGGTGCAAAACTACATTGAATCAAGGTGAGACATATAGTCTCTTTACCAATGGAAATATAAGCAAACTCAATATTTACAATATTTATAATGAGGTGGTATATAGTACAGATTCAAATAGTATAGTATTTGATTTAACTCCAGAAATGACAGGTATATATTATATTGAAGTAAGGGGTAACTCTAATGAAAATTGGATGTTAACTCCTGTACAAGAAGGAATGACTGAATCATTGGCAATACCTATTGATTTTACAGAAGATTACTCGGGCAAAATAACACCTTTAGGCTATACTTGGTATGAAGCTGAATTAGATCCAAATGTTGTATATGACTTATTTTTCATTCAATCATATGAGAATTGTAAGTTGTGTATATACAATAATGAACTTCAATTGCAATTAGAAGTAAATGGATACAATGGTAAAGAATTTCATTTTACACCAAATAAAGTGGGAAAATATTATATTAGAATAGATGGTGTGGTAGAATCACCATGGCTACTTCTTATTCTTAAAGAGGGGATGACTAAAGATTTAGCTATTCCTTTAGATTTAACAAAAAATAGTTCTGGAAATATAACAAAAGCGGGTTTTTCTTGGTATGAAAGCGAGTTAATTGCTGGTAAAACATATAGTCTACGAATAGAAAATTGTAGATACATAGAGATAGATAATAGAAGATATGATCCGAATTCTACATTTGATTTTACACCTGGTAAAACTGGAAAATGTTATATTAAAATAGATGGAGTGCCAGAAGCAACATGGAATATTAATTTAGCTGACCAAGGATCGACAATTCCATCAGCAGCTTGTATAGATTTCAATGAGGATTTCAATGGCACTTTTACAAATGAGTACAATTATTGGTGCAAAACAGAAGTAAATGCCAATCAAACCTATAAATTGCACTTTATGCATTCGAGAAATGCTGAATTTGAAATATATCACAACGAAAGTTTAAAAGATGGCAATATAATAAAGCTGCCTGAATTTGAAATCTTTGATTCAAATAAAATATTTGAGTGGACTCCAAAAGAGAGTGGAGTATACTATATAAGGGTAAATGGTCATTCAGGAGATACTTGGAGCATAACTCCTGTTAAAGAAGGAATGACTAAGGAAAAGGCAATATTGTTTGACAATACTCAACACTTTAAAGCATCAATTACAAAGGCAAATATTGCATGGTATAAGCTTGAATTACAAGAGGATTATACTTATACTTTTCAGAGTAATTTACAACTTCTTAAATCTCTTTATGGTAATATTTATTATGAAGATAGTGAAGATGAAGTTTCGCATTTTTATCTTAAAGACAATGGAGTGTTTGGAGAGTTACAGGAATTTGAATTTACTCCCCAAAGGAAAGGAACATATTATTTTGAAATACATGGATATTGTGGAGATAAATGGTGGATAAAACCAAATAAAATTTATTCATCTAGTATAGTAAATAATGAATATAGTGGAACAAATCAAAGCTATTATTATTTTTATGGAGATAAGCATTCTATAGGGGGTGATCCTCCTTATGATTATGTGGATACAGATGTTATTCTGGGAGATGATGAAGAAGGTTTTCTTTCATTACCTACTGATAGTTTTGTTACTGTAAGTTTCGATAGAGAAATAATAGATGTGCCTGGTCCAGATATTTTTATCAGAGGTGGATTGATTGAATATGAAAATGCAGATATTTATGTAAGTTCATATGATGGAGAATTCAAAAAAATTGGAAATATATATAAAAGGTTAAGAGACTACAGACATGAGCCTTACGAATTTGATCTTGCTTCAATAGATTTTGATAAACCGGTTATTTCTATTACCATAGTATGTGTTCAAAGTAATTGTGTCCATTTTTCTGTTGTTAATGTTGCAGGCATGACTTATGGTGAGCCAGTAAAATATTCAGCACCATGCTTTTATTTACCTGAATCAATGCATACTAATATAGAATACAAACCAGTTCCACCTGTAGTAAAAAGAATAGGATATAATTACCAAAAAAGATCACTTTATGCTGATCCTATTTATACAGCAGCAGGTGCACTAATTGTAAGTAGAGATTATTTAAATTTAAACGGACCTACTAAGCGTAATTTACAGCTTAGATATAACTCTTTATTATTGAATGAAGGTTCAATGGGCAAAGGATGGAATCATCAACATGAAATATGCGTGACAAAGGATAAAGAAAATTCTGTTTTTATTAATTGGTCAACTAATAAGAGAAATATCTTTATTAAGAAAAATGACGGGACGTATTTTTCACCAGATGAAGTGACATGCCATGATAAATTGATTGAAAATGCTGATGGAACTTTTAAGCTAGAGTGTAAAGATAAAACTACTTATCAGTTTGATGAAAGTGGAAAAGTAACAACACAGACAGATAAGCATGGTAGAGTTATTCAATATACGTATGATGAAAACATCAATAAACTTACAAAGGTTACTGAACAAGAAACAGGTCAATATATACAGTTTGAATATGATGGTAATAATTTATTAAGCAATGTCACAGATAATATTGGCAGAACTGTATCGTTTAGTTATGATCAGAATAATAATCTTGTTTCTATTATCAATGAAAGAGGAGAAAGTATGCAATATACCTATGACAGTAATGGAAGGATACTGGCTGGTATAGAAGAAGATGTGAAGCTGTTTGAGAATATTTACGATGATCAGGGACGTGTGATTTCTCAGAATGATGCTGTTGATGAAAACAATATTACAACCTTTAGCTATGATACTAAAACAAAGCCTGGCAAACAAATTACAACTGTTACTAATCGAAATGGTGAAACTATAAAATTTATTCATAACTATAAGTTTAAGTTAATTGAACTAATAGATGAACTAGAAAACTCTACTAAAATGAAGTATGATCAGTATGGAAACTTGATTGAAGAAATAAATGCTTTAAATCAAATTACAAAGTATGAATATGACCAATTCGGTAATAGAGTGAAAGTAATAAATAATGGTGGCTTTGAAACAAATATGGTTTATGATGAACATAATAATTTATTATCAGTTACTGATGCATTAAATCAGACAACAACATATGAATATAATGAACTAGATAACTTGACTAGAGTGACTTATTCTGATGATACAACAGAAAATTATAGCTATGATGAGCATGGTTATGTGCAATCATACACTGATGCTAATGGTCATACAACTCAATATGAAGTAGTTAATGGATTAGTAAAATCTGAAACTGACCCTAATGGGGATATAATTAAATACAGCTATGATGCTATAGGACAATTAGTCAAAGAAGCATCATCAATCGAAGAAACATCCATGTCTTATGATGCTCTAGGTAATCTAACTAAAGTAGTAGATTCATTAGGAAATACAACAACTTATACTTATGATATGTATGGTGATATTTTAAGTAAAACAGATGCTTTAGGTAATACAACAAACTACGAATATAATGGTAATGGGGACTTAATTAAGGTAACAGACGCTATTGAAAATGTGACAAATTATGAATATGATGCTGAAAGTAATCTTATAAAATTAATTGATGCCAAAGGGAATGAAACAACTTACTTGTATGATGAATTAGGCAGACAAGTAGGTATTGTGGATGCTAATGGTAATACATCACAAATACAATATGATGAAGTAGGAAATGTGATTGCACAAATTGATGGGAAGGGAAATATAGTTGCAAAAACTTCTTATGATAATTTGAATAGAGCTATCGAGCTTGAAGATGCTCTTGGTAACAAGGTTACAAAGTCCTATGATGCAATTGATCAAGTAAATAGTATAACTAATCCATTAGATCAAGTAATGAATCTACAGTATGATACTAGACAGCAGCTTATTAGTGTTTTAGATGCGTTGGGTAGTGAAAGCAAGCAATCGTATGATGCAAATGGACAACTTACTGGATATACGGATGCAAATGGGAATAAAACAACTTTTAGCTATGATGATGCTGGACATTTAATTAGTGAAAACATTCAAGGTGGTGGAGTTATAGAGTATGACTATGACTTACGTGGATTACTTACTAATAAACAAAATGCCCGCAAGCAATCAACAACATATACTTATAATGAAACTGGTCGTCTTATTAAGCATGTTGATACGGAACATGAAATTAATTACACTTATGATAATAATGGAAATCTGCTTATTGTTACAAATGAAATGCAACAAAAATTGCAAAGACAATATGATGAGCTTAACCGTGTCGTGAAGTATACAGATGAAAGTGGATATACAATTTCTTACAAGTATGATGCGGTTGGAAATTTGATACAGCTTATTTACCCAGATGGAAAAAAAGTTAACTATACCTATGATGCTGTAGGTAATATGATTAGTGTGACTGATTGGAATGCTAGAAAAACAGAATATGAATATGATGAAAATAATCGTCTAGTTAAGACTACTCATTCTGATGGTTCTAGCGAGAGTAGATCATATAATATTAATGGTCAACTGATAACATTGAAAAATATTGCTGCAAATGGTGAAACTATTAATGAATATGTAAATGAGTATGATGCTGTCAATAATGTGATAAAAGAAGGAAATATACAGTATTCATATGATGAATTGGAACGATTAACTAAGGCAAGCAATTTAAATATTCAAAGTGATACTTCTTTATCATCTGTAATTAATGAAATACAATATAACTATGATATAGGAGGTAATATTACTTCTGTAAAAAACATGCTCACTGAAAATGGTGCAGTAAAAACTCAAGAAAAGATAATGACTTATACAGCAGATAATAAATTAGAAGCTTGGGGAAATCAAGAAATTATTTATGATGCTGATGGTAATATGATATCAGGGCCATTACAAGGACAGATGCAGCAGTTTGAATACGATTCACAGAATAGATTGACCAGCACAGGTGATATATCGTATGGCTATAATGCAGAAAATATTCGAACATCGCTTGTTAACCAAAAAACAGGTGAAACGAT